The genomic window CGCCGTCGCGGGTGCGATAGCCGCCCAGGTCACGGAAGTTGGCCGCGCCCTCCAGCGGCATCACCCGTTCCGCCGCCAGCACCGCGGCGCCGCCGTCGACCGGCGCGACGGATATGTAGTGCCGGCCGGGGCCCAGTTGGGGCAGCGACATCCGCGTCGCGCCTTCGACGCGGGCGACGGGGTGGTCGTGGTCGACGGACTCCGGCGACGGCCCGACCGCCAGTTCCACCGGACCGGCGCCGGCCAGCTCCCAGGAGACGCCCAGGGTGCCGGTACCGTCGCGAACCACGTCGACCGCCAGCACGACCGTTCCCATGTGATCCTCCGCTTGTCCGTGGCGCGGCGACGAGTTGTCGTGGCGCGGCTACGAGGTGCCGGCCGGCGGCGCGGCCGGCACGGCCGGCCAGGGCAGCGCGCCCGCGTCGATGTCGTGGACGACCCGGTCCAGCCAGGCCAGCTCCGCGACGCGCAACGCCTGGGCGTACTCCGCCTCCAGGGTCACCACCCGCGGCAGTCCGCCGGTGTCGGCGGCCAGTTGGCGTGCGACGCCGTCGTGGGTGCCCCGGATCGCGTCCCGGCGTTCGCGCAGCAGGCCTGCCGCGGTCGCCGCGTCGAGGGCGAGGATGTGGGCCAGGCCCGCCACGAACACCGGATAGTCCTGCGCAGGGAAGCGCAGATACTCCCGCAGCAACACCTCGGCCAGCGAGGTGCCTTCAGCGGTGATCGCGTAGACCGTGCGTTCCGGCCGGGCGCCGGACCGCTCCGAGGTGACAGGGCTGATGAGCCCGGCCTCGGCGAGCCGGGCGATCGCGTCGTAGAGCGAGCCG from Streptomyces sp. NBC_01198 includes these protein-coding regions:
- a CDS encoding PadR family transcriptional regulator; this translates as MPPGALRTPLTLAVLSLLRERPRHPYEIQALVRERHVDQVVKMRGGSLYDAIARLAEAGLISPVTSERSGARPERTVYAITAEGTSLAEVLLREYLRFPAQDYPVFVAGLAHILALDAATAAGLLRERRDAIRGTHDGVARQLAADTGGLPRVVTLEAEYAQALRVAELAWLDRVVHDIDAGALPWPAVPAAPPAGTS